The DNA region CAGAACGTCTCGCCACACAGCGTACACGCTGTCTTAGTTCGCTTCCCATTGAGTTTTGAGAGGCGCTCTTTCTCGTTTGCAATACCGCTTCGTCGACACTTATCCGAGCAGTATTTTCTCGGAGATTCAGCGCGAAACTCTGCTCCACACTGCGGACAGGTGTGTGTCTGAGAGCGTTCTTTGTGTAGACGTCCGATGTGGGTGTCGAATCCACGGCGGAAATCGAACGTTCGTCCGCAGATCGGACAGCTGTATTCGTCCTCGTCGGTCTCACCTCTGTCACGTCGACTGTTGGGTGGTTCACGCAGCTGATCATCACTTACTGGGTTGCTATCGTCTCCGTTCATGTGTTGACGCAGGCCTAACTGTGCGCGCCTGCACCCCTGCAGGCGCGCTGGAAAACTGGAACTCGTCGCGAGAGACGACTCTGTAGAGAAGCGAGTGCTTCAAATCAAGCCTCGAAGCGTTTCACTAGAGCAGGTGTATGTCTGGATAGGCTGGACTCGTGGGGTTCTGTCGAACCTCATAGCTTGTGACAGTTCAGTAAGACTGTACTGATACAGAGCGCAAATGCAGCCTTCTCTCTTCGTCGATTAAGGGGAGAGCCTTCAACTACTACAGGAGAGGCGACTCTCAAACGAGCGACCGACTGGAGAGCAGTTCCTCATCGTATCCAATTAATGAGAAGGATTATTCGGAGTAATTTCTTCGCCCCGATATGCAATGGCCTCGGCGAGCAGTCGTGGCAGCTCTCGCAGGGTTCGGAAGCGGCTGTCTCAGTTCTTGCCGCGCCGAAACGCCGACATCAGAACCTGACACGGACGGCGACGGAGTTCCCGATCACATGGACGACTATCTGACCGATGCCCGCAGGGCGTTCAAGGACTTCCGTGCGGAGGGAATCCAGACGCTCCAGCCCGGTGAGTTCTCGGCCATTGCGCTCACGAACTCGCCACAGGCCAGCGGCAAGGTCCTTCACTACGACATCGCCGTCGAGGGCGACACGTCGGTTGACTGCCTCGTGTTCGAGCGGGAGGCGTACGACGCCTACGAAGACGGTGCCCGCGACGTCCCGTTCGTCCCGGAATACAGCCGAACAGGGGTCAGCGAGACGACCCTAATTCGCACACTCGACCGAGGTGAGTACATCTTCTCGCTAGATTACACCGAACAGGTGACCGCCCCTGGCGAGGAAAGTGTTACCGTGACCCGCCTACTCGAACTCAGCGAATCTGCCGGTGGTTGAAATACACCCTCTGTATCTTGCACTCCGTTATTGACCGCTATCCAGGATTTTTCTCACCGATTGCTGAATACAGAGCGCGAATCGGCCAGCTCTACGCAGACGGCTTCGCTGAAGAGTCGCACAGTGCGATACGGACGCTACTCTTCTCGACACTGATTATCACAACGTCTAATTCATATCTTTTTGCGATGTTGCGGATACTGTCAGGAGCAGCCTCTGGATTAGTAGTGACGGCACCCCCGCTACCCGGAAGTGAATCCAAAGATGCATAGGCATGCTGTGAATTATTACCTACCGTGCAGCACTGGAAAAGATGTCGTCAACAGTATTAGAGGTTGTAAGCCCCTTTACTATTCTACAGTAAATTGCACTGCTGGCGATTTCTTTTCATTGAGACCCCAATATGTGAAACGGTATTCGCCTGGGATCAGCTCAGAACAGACAGTAAAAGGACCCTTACTGAAGCCTGGTTGGGAAACAGTAAAATGCCATTGGAACCCACTCCCTGGCTTGATCCTGTACAGTTCGTCGGTGAATCCAAAACCCTCATGTATATGGAATATATTTAGCCATTCTTCCTCATCAAATATTTCAATATTTATTTTATTATATGATCCAAATTCTTTCCTTTCCTTAGTATTGTTAATCAGCGATAGACGTATTTCTTCTCCAATCTGTAGTGTTTCATGTGATGATTTGAGAACAACCCCGTTTACGGAATCGTCACTATGACGAATTGACATATCGCCAAGATATTTGTTTAGTGGGATTTTCTGTGAACAGGAACTAGTGTCTGATCGTTCGTCCTCGAAAGAACTGATTTGTGGTTCGCTTTTGAATGTAGGCTCTTCCGAGGAAGTTGTAGAGTCAGGATTTGGGGATATCGTGGCGTTTCTGTCTGTCCGGGGATCTTCACTTGACGAATTGTTTGCTGACGACTTCTCAGTATTGTTTGTACCGATACATCCACAGGTAGTACAGAGGGACCCAGCGAGCACGATTACCTCACGTCTATTTCTCATAATAATCTGAAATTGCTCACCTAATAAAGGTTTTCTGTGAACTGTTCGCAGTAGAATTAGTTTGCTATACCACTAAAGTCAAAATTAAAGCCGTGTTTGTTAGCTAGGCGATACGCAGGCGGACCAGATGGTACGTGCCCACCGGTATGTAGCCCGATTATAGCAATATACGTACTTCCGTCAACCTTCACGTCGACGTGCAACCGCCAGATGAGGAGTTGGCCGACGGACAGGCTACCACACACATCAACGACAAGGACCCGCGAATCCGCGACCGCTGGCGCACCGCAGCACTCCAGATTCTGAAGGGACTAGGTCACGCAGGGATGGCGGACGTATTCCGCTATTAGTGGGGCTACGGTGACATCGACACGCTGGACGAGAGTTTCGGCAACAGCCGGTTCGACCACATCATCGCCTCCGAGGATCTGAACCCAATGCATTGTGAATACGACCCTGACTCGTTCAACTATAGTGACCACGCCGCGCTCATCGCAGATTTCGAAATTTGAC from Haloprofundus halobius includes:
- a CDS encoding immunoglobulin-like domain-containing protein → MRNRREVIVLAGSLCTTCGCIGTNNTEKSSANNSSSEDPRTDRNATISPNPDSTTSSEEPTFKSEPQISSFEDERSDTSSCSQKIPLNKYLGDMSIRHSDDSVNGVVLKSSHETLQIGEEIRLSLINNTKERKEFGSYNKINIEIFDEEEWLNIFHIHEGFGFTDELYRIKPGSGFQWHFTVSQPGFSKGPFTVCSELIPGEYRFTYWGLNEKKSPAVQFTVE